A window from Bordetella petrii encodes these proteins:
- a CDS encoding lytic murein transglycosylase produces MISRYSLSLLCLAMLAGGVRAAPASDAAAGAASADPAAYASCLAQLRGQAAGQGVSAGTFDTYTRGLAPDMSVIASLDAQPEFKTPIWDYLAALVDDERIADGRQALRQWHAELARAQAQFGVDPATVVAVWGVESNFGKKLGGRPLLTSLSTLSCFGRRQSYFRGEFFATLKIIQQEHVRPERLNGSWAGAFGQTQFMPSTYLRLAVDFDGDGRRDLVDSVPDALASTANFLKQAGWKPDLPWGFEVSLPAGLDTSNAGRRNKRPMSAWAAQGVKRADGRPLPAGDMQAGLLLPAGPRGPAFLVTRNFDAVYSYNAAESYALAIAHLSDRLRGAGPFVQAWPTDDPGLSRAERRELQSLLIARGYDIGEPDGLIGARTREALQAVQREAGFTADGRAGQKSLQWLRQNAADPPAGVNAPPAR; encoded by the coding sequence ATGATCTCCCGATACTCTCTTTCCCTGTTGTGCCTGGCCATGCTGGCGGGCGGCGTGCGCGCCGCGCCGGCCTCCGATGCGGCCGCCGGCGCCGCTTCCGCCGACCCCGCCGCATACGCCAGCTGCCTGGCGCAGTTGCGCGGCCAGGCGGCCGGGCAGGGCGTGTCCGCCGGCACGTTCGACACCTATACCCGGGGCCTGGCGCCCGACATGAGCGTGATCGCCTCGCTGGACGCACAGCCCGAATTCAAGACCCCCATCTGGGACTACCTGGCCGCGCTGGTCGATGACGAGCGCATCGCCGACGGCCGGCAGGCCCTGCGGCAGTGGCATGCCGAGCTGGCCCGCGCGCAGGCGCAGTTCGGCGTCGACCCGGCCACGGTCGTGGCGGTATGGGGCGTGGAAAGCAATTTCGGCAAGAAACTGGGCGGGCGGCCGCTGCTGACCTCGCTGTCGACGCTGTCCTGCTTCGGGCGCCGCCAAAGCTATTTCCGCGGCGAGTTTTTCGCCACGCTGAAAATCATCCAGCAAGAGCACGTGCGGCCCGAGCGACTGAACGGCTCGTGGGCCGGCGCCTTCGGCCAGACGCAGTTCATGCCGTCCACTTATTTGCGCCTGGCGGTGGATTTCGACGGCGACGGGCGCCGCGACCTAGTCGACAGCGTGCCCGACGCCCTGGCCTCGACGGCCAATTTCCTGAAACAGGCGGGCTGGAAGCCGGACCTGCCCTGGGGCTTCGAAGTGTCCCTGCCGGCGGGCCTGGACACCAGCAATGCGGGCCGCCGCAACAAGCGCCCCATGTCGGCCTGGGCCGCGCAGGGCGTCAAGCGCGCCGACGGCCGGCCCCTGCCTGCCGGCGATATGCAGGCAGGCCTGCTGCTGCCGGCCGGCCCGCGCGGGCCGGCCTTCCTGGTCACGCGCAATTTCGATGCGGTGTATTCGTACAACGCGGCCGAAAGCTACGCGCTGGCCATCGCGCATTTATCCGACCGGCTGCGCGGCGCCGGCCCGTTCGTGCAGGCCTGGCCCACCGACGATCCGGGCCTGTCGCGGGCCGAACGGCGCGAATTGCAGTCGTTGCTGATCGCGCGCGGATACGATATTGGCGAGCCCGATGGCCTGATCGGGGCGCGCACCCGCGAGGCGCTGCAGGCCGTGCAGCGCGAAGCCGGCTTCACGGCCGATGGCCGGGCGGGGCAGAAGTCCCTGCAATGGCTGCGCCAGAACGCCGCCGACCCGCCCGCCGGCGTCAATGCGCCGCCGGCGCGTTGA
- a CDS encoding dioxygenase family protein: MQAQPTLFVSHGAPTFALEPGRAGPLLAALGQRRPAPAAVLIVSPHWMTRGLAVTAAARPQTIHDFGGFPAPLYALQYPAPGDPALAARVAALLGQAGHPVALDAERGLDHGAWVPMLHMFPAHDVPVVQLSLPATLDPAQAWELGRSLAPLSGEGVLIVGSGSLTHNLYEFRQRDGADEPYVRAFADWARAAVRARDRQALEGYLDAAPQARRAHPTAEHYLPLLIAAGAAAPGYDVQVLDGGISHGVLSMDAYVFNAPAAH; the protein is encoded by the coding sequence ATGCAAGCCCAGCCTACTCTTTTCGTATCCCACGGGGCCCCCACTTTTGCCCTGGAACCCGGCCGCGCCGGGCCGCTGCTGGCGGCGCTGGGACAGCGCCGCCCGGCGCCGGCCGCGGTACTGATCGTATCGCCGCACTGGATGACCCGCGGCCTGGCCGTCACGGCGGCCGCCCGGCCGCAAACCATTCATGATTTCGGCGGCTTTCCCGCGCCACTGTACGCGCTGCAATACCCCGCCCCCGGCGACCCCGCCCTGGCGGCGCGCGTGGCGGCGCTGCTGGGCCAGGCCGGCCATCCGGTGGCGCTGGATGCGGAGCGCGGCCTGGATCACGGCGCCTGGGTGCCCATGCTGCACATGTTTCCCGCGCACGACGTGCCGGTGGTGCAACTGTCTCTGCCGGCCACCCTGGACCCGGCGCAGGCCTGGGAACTGGGGCGCAGCCTGGCGCCGCTGTCGGGCGAAGGCGTGCTGATTGTGGGCTCGGGCAGCCTGACCCACAACCTGTATGAATTCCGCCAGCGCGACGGCGCCGATGAGCCTTATGTGCGGGCCTTTGCCGACTGGGCCCGCGCGGCGGTGCGCGCGCGCGACCGCCAGGCCCTGGAAGGCTATCTGGATGCCGCCCCGCAGGCGCGCCGGGCGCACCCCACGGCCGAGCACTACCTGCCGCTGCTGATTGCCGCCGGCGCCGCAGCGCCAGGGTACGACGTGCAAGTGCTGGATGGCGGCATCAGTCATGGCGTGCTGTCGATGGATGCCTACGTGTTCAACGCGCCGGCGGCGCATTGA
- a CDS encoding LysR substrate-binding domain-containing protein has product MRFDLTDLRLFLHIHETGSITGGAQRTHMTLASASERVRGMEDTLGVPLLVRERHGVRVTAAGRTLLHHARAVLQQVERMHGELDQYGHGIRGHVRLLCNTAALSEYLPDALCGFLARHPRISVDVEERLSADIADAMRAGAADIGILADSADLQGLQTHPFRHDPLVLVVARGHALAQSASVGLAEIAAHDFIGLAEGSALQDHIAQHARRAGAPLNYRVRLRSFDAICRLAGGGIGIGIVPRAAARRCARATGIKAVALDAPWANRNLLLCVRRAEDLPAYALQMLRHLQGAAQPAQRK; this is encoded by the coding sequence ATGCGCTTCGACTTGACCGACCTGCGCCTGTTTCTGCATATCCACGAGACCGGCTCCATTACCGGCGGCGCGCAACGCACGCACATGACGCTGGCCTCGGCCAGCGAGCGCGTGCGCGGCATGGAAGACACCCTGGGCGTGCCCCTGCTGGTGCGCGAGCGCCACGGGGTGCGCGTCACCGCCGCCGGCCGCACCCTGCTGCACCATGCCCGCGCGGTGCTTCAGCAGGTCGAGCGCATGCATGGCGAACTGGATCAATACGGTCATGGCATCAGGGGCCACGTCAGGCTGCTGTGCAACACGGCCGCGCTGAGCGAATACCTGCCCGACGCGCTGTGCGGCTTCCTGGCCCGCCATCCGCGCATCTCGGTGGATGTCGAAGAACGGCTCAGCGCCGACATCGCCGACGCCATGCGGGCCGGCGCGGCCGATATCGGCATCCTGGCCGATTCCGCCGACCTGCAGGGCCTGCAGACGCACCCGTTCCGCCATGACCCGCTGGTGCTGGTGGTGGCGCGCGGCCACGCGCTGGCGCAATCGGCCAGCGTGGGGCTGGCCGAGATCGCGGCCCATGACTTCATCGGCCTGGCCGAAGGCAGCGCCCTGCAGGACCACATCGCCCAGCATGCGCGGCGCGCCGGCGCGCCGCTGAACTACCGGGTGCGGCTGCGCAGCTTCGACGCCATCTGCCGCCTGGCGGGCGGCGGCATAGGCATCGGTATCGTGCCGCGCGCCGCGGCGCGGCGCTGCGCGCGCGCCACCGGCATCAAGGCGGTGGCGCTCGATGCGCCATGGGCGAACCGCAACCTGCTGCTGTGCGTGCGGCGCGCCGAAGACCTGCCCGCCTATGCCCTGCAGATGCTGCGGCACCTGCAGGGCGCGGCGCAGCCGGCGCAACGGAAATGA
- a CDS encoding DUF1854 domain-containing protein, with product MTLPAFELYRNALGRLVYVSADGLAHEGVQAVRAFPVSAPSQGVSIISADGHELAWFDTLEGLPPRARQQVEEALASREFMPEIQRIQAVSAFATPSVWQVHTDRGPTEFTLKGEEDIRRLAGQMLLISDSHGIHYLVRDTAALDRHSRRLLDHFL from the coding sequence ATGACGCTTCCCGCTTTCGAGCTGTACCGCAATGCCCTGGGCCGGCTGGTGTATGTGTCCGCGGATGGCCTGGCGCACGAGGGTGTGCAGGCCGTGCGGGCGTTTCCGGTTAGCGCCCCGTCGCAGGGCGTGTCGATCATCAGCGCCGACGGCCACGAACTGGCCTGGTTCGATACCCTGGAAGGTTTGCCGCCGCGCGCGCGCCAGCAGGTCGAAGAAGCGCTGGCCAGCCGCGAATTCATGCCGGAAATCCAGCGCATCCAGGCCGTGTCGGCATTCGCCACGCCGTCGGTGTGGCAGGTGCACACCGACCGCGGCCCTACCGAGTTCACGCTGAAGGGCGAAGAAGACATCCGCCGCCTGGCCGGCCAGATGCTGCTGATTTCAGACAGCCACGGCATCCATTACCTGGTGCGCGACACGGCGGCGCTGGACCGGCACAGCCGCCGCCTGCTCGATCACTTTTTGTAG
- a CDS encoding ABC transporter ATP-binding protein: MTKKQLLPGVSGQAPAARHDAMQSRLAPGEAILAWLETDLDAHLAFRPGLVVLTDRRLLARSPDDGQWRDWACAPGLRLALHDHAGAAALELCDGPVRLAAWRFTLARNAAALRLLAGFEARQAGQQAGAPACSTCHLPLPAGQADCPVCAQAPARPPSTWALLRLWRFARPYRGALLAGFVLTLLATAATLVPPYLTMPLMDDVLIPFQNGAPIDYSLVRLYLGGLLASAVLAWGLGWARTYILAWVSERIGADLRTSTYEHLQQLSLQYFGGKRTGDLISRIGSETDRICIFLSLHLLDFATDVLMIAMTAAILVSINPWLALVTLAPLPFIVWMIHAVRDRLRHGFEKVDRIWADITNVLADTIPGIRVVKAFAQEKREVQRFRTANNRNLEVNDRVNSLWSLFSPTVTLLTEIGLLVVWVFGIWQVANKQITVGVLAAFLAYIGRFYTRLDSMSRIVSVTQKAAAGAKRIFDILDHVSSVPEPEAPAHLERVAGRIELRNVAFRYGNRSVIQGLDLAIAPGEMIGLVGHSGSGKSTLINLICRFYDVSEGAILVDGVDIRNLRIADHRRHIGLVLQEPFLFFGTIAENIAYGRPQATRAEIVAAARAAHAHEFILRLPHGYDSLVGERGQALSGGERQRISIARALLIDPRILILDEATSSVDTTTEKEIQKALDNLVRGRTTIAIAHRLSTLRRADRLVVLDHGRVVEQGRHEALMARQGAYYRLYQAQARSGEADLRDGGGDDGDDAPHD; this comes from the coding sequence ATGACTAAAAAGCAGCTTCTTCCCGGCGTTTCCGGGCAGGCTCCGGCCGCCCGGCACGACGCGATGCAGTCCCGCCTCGCGCCCGGCGAAGCCATCCTGGCATGGCTGGAAACCGACCTGGATGCGCACCTGGCCTTTCGGCCGGGGCTGGTCGTCCTGACCGACCGGCGCCTGCTGGCGCGCTCGCCCGACGACGGGCAATGGCGCGACTGGGCCTGCGCGCCCGGGCTGCGCCTGGCCCTGCACGACCATGCCGGCGCCGCGGCGCTCGAACTCTGCGACGGCCCGGTGCGCCTGGCCGCCTGGCGCTTCACTCTGGCCCGCAATGCCGCCGCCCTGCGCCTGCTGGCCGGGTTCGAAGCCCGGCAGGCCGGCCAGCAGGCCGGCGCGCCCGCCTGTTCCACCTGCCACCTGCCGCTGCCGGCGGGGCAGGCCGACTGCCCGGTCTGTGCGCAGGCGCCGGCCCGGCCCCCTTCGACCTGGGCGCTGCTGCGCCTGTGGCGCTTTGCCCGGCCCTATCGCGGCGCGCTGCTGGCCGGCTTCGTCCTGACCCTGTTGGCCACGGCCGCCACGCTGGTGCCGCCGTACCTGACCATGCCCCTGATGGACGACGTGCTGATCCCGTTCCAGAACGGCGCGCCCATCGATTATTCGCTGGTGCGCCTGTACCTGGGCGGCCTGCTGGCCTCGGCGGTGCTGGCATGGGGGCTGGGCTGGGCGCGCACCTACATCCTGGCCTGGGTCAGCGAGCGCATCGGCGCCGACCTGCGCACCAGCACCTACGAACACCTGCAGCAGCTGTCGCTGCAGTACTTCGGCGGCAAGCGCACCGGCGACCTGATTTCGCGCATCGGCAGCGAAACCGACCGCATCTGCATTTTCCTGTCGCTGCACCTGCTCGATTTCGCCACCGACGTCCTGATGATCGCCATGACCGCGGCCATCCTGGTGTCCATCAATCCATGGCTGGCGCTGGTCACGCTGGCGCCGCTGCCGTTCATCGTCTGGATGATCCACGCGGTGCGCGACCGGCTGCGCCACGGCTTCGAAAAGGTCGACCGCATCTGGGCCGACATCACCAATGTGCTGGCCGACACCATTCCGGGCATACGCGTGGTGAAGGCCTTCGCGCAGGAAAAGCGCGAAGTGCAGCGCTTCCGCACGGCCAACAACCGCAACCTGGAAGTCAACGACCGCGTCAACAGCCTGTGGTCGCTGTTTTCGCCCACGGTGACACTGCTGACCGAAATCGGCCTGCTGGTGGTGTGGGTGTTCGGCATCTGGCAGGTGGCCAACAAGCAGATCACGGTGGGCGTGCTGGCGGCCTTCCTGGCGTATATCGGCCGGTTCTATACGCGGCTCGACTCAATGAGCCGCATCGTGTCGGTGACGCAAAAAGCCGCCGCCGGCGCCAAGCGCATTTTCGACATCCTCGACCACGTCTCCAGCGTGCCCGAGCCCGAGGCGCCCGCGCACCTCGAGCGCGTGGCGGGCCGCATCGAACTGCGCAACGTCGCGTTCCGCTACGGCAACCGCTCGGTCATCCAAGGGCTCGACCTGGCCATCGCGCCCGGCGAAATGATCGGCCTGGTGGGCCACAGCGGCTCTGGCAAGAGCACGCTGATCAACCTGATCTGCCGGTTCTACGATGTGTCCGAAGGCGCGATCCTGGTCGACGGCGTGGATATCCGCAACCTGCGCATCGCCGACCACCGCCGCCATATCGGCCTGGTGCTGCAAGAGCCGTTCCTGTTTTTCGGCACCATCGCCGAGAACATCGCCTATGGCCGGCCGCAGGCCACGCGCGCCGAGATCGTGGCCGCGGCCCGCGCGGCCCACGCCCACGAATTCATCCTGCGTCTGCCGCACGGCTACGACTCGCTGGTCGGCGAACGCGGGCAGGCCCTGTCGGGCGGCGAACGCCAGCGCATCTCGATCGCGCGCGCGCTGCTGATCGATCCGCGCATCCTGATCCTGGACGAAGCGACCTCGTCGGTGGACACCACCACCGAAAAGGAAATCCAGAAAGCGCTCGACAACCTGGTGCGCGGACGCACCACCATCGCCATCGCCCACCGCCTGAGTACGCTGCGCCGCGCCGACCGGCTGGTCGTGCTGGACCACGGGCGCGTCGTCGAACAGGGCCGGCACGAGGCGCTGATGGCGCGCCAGGGCGCGTACTATCGCCTGTACCAGGCGCAGGCGCGTTCCGGCGAGGCCGACCTGCGCGACGGCGGCGGCGACGATGGCGACGATGCGCCCCACGACTGA
- a CDS encoding ferritin-like domain-containing protein, which translates to MTATAFPDSARRQALAALAARAWPDKLAAVRAIGDAAPIDADARLDAPAGLPGRPDAPPLVPPAQVRQRSVQSPEGRAALLHALAHIEFNAVNLALDAVWRYDAMPAQYYRDWLQVAREEAYHFELLNDHLGTLGHAYGDFPAHNGLWEMAEKTRGDLLARLALVPRTLEARGLDASPLIRDKLAGAGDAAGAAILDIILRDEIGHVAIGNRWFRHLCAQRGLDPLACYAELARRYGAPKLRGPFNLAARRQAGFDDAELQALQQP; encoded by the coding sequence ATGACCGCTACCGCCTTTCCCGATTCCGCACGCCGGCAGGCGCTGGCCGCGCTGGCCGCGCGCGCCTGGCCCGACAAGCTGGCCGCCGTGCGCGCCATCGGCGATGCCGCGCCCATCGACGCCGACGCCCGGCTGGATGCGCCCGCCGGCCTGCCGGGGCGGCCAGACGCCCCGCCACTGGTGCCGCCGGCCCAGGTCAGGCAGCGTTCGGTGCAATCGCCCGAAGGGCGGGCCGCGCTGCTGCACGCGCTGGCGCATATCGAGTTCAACGCGGTCAACCTGGCGCTGGATGCGGTGTGGCGCTATGACGCGATGCCGGCCCAGTACTACCGCGACTGGCTGCAGGTGGCGCGCGAAGAAGCCTATCACTTCGAACTGCTGAATGACCACCTGGGCACCCTGGGCCATGCCTATGGCGATTTCCCGGCCCACAACGGGCTGTGGGAAATGGCCGAGAAAACCCGCGGCGACCTGCTGGCCCGCCTGGCCCTGGTGCCGCGCACGCTCGAGGCGCGCGGGCTGGATGCCTCGCCGCTGATCCGCGACAAGCTGGCCGGCGCGGGCGATGCCGCCGGCGCGGCCATCCTGGACATCATCCTGCGCGACGAGATCGGCCATGTGGCAATCGGCAACCGCTGGTTTCGCCACCTGTGCGCGCAGCGCGGCCTGGATCCGCTGGCGTGCTATGCCGAACTGGCGCGCCGCTACGGCGCCCCGAAGCTGCGCGGCCCGTTCAACCTGGCGGCGCGCCGTCAGGCCGGCTTCGACGACGCCGAGCTGCAGGCCTTGCAGCAACCCTAG
- a CDS encoding LysR family transcriptional regulator: MDRFEEMRVFTAVVEAGSFVKAAEGLRMSKAGVSRHVTELEARLGVRLMQRTTRRQSLTEEGQLFYERCKVLLAEVEDAETEVNSRSGEVGGLLRVNAPLTFGVRHLAGLWAAFKAQHPKLMLDITLADRMVDLVDEGYDVAVRISQLADSTLVSRHLASTRMVLCASPGYLRARGEPAHPKELAMHAAIAYSYWAGRDEWHFHGREGEVSVRIQPVMRANNGDTCMEAALAHLGIILQPTFLVGDALRAGTLVELLPQYRCAELGIYAVYPTRRHVPPRVRALVDFLAGHFAQPPWPE, from the coding sequence ATGGACCGATTCGAAGAAATGCGCGTATTCACCGCCGTGGTCGAGGCGGGCAGCTTCGTGAAAGCGGCCGAGGGGCTGCGCATGTCCAAGGCGGGCGTCTCGCGCCACGTGACGGAACTGGAAGCCCGGCTGGGCGTGCGCCTGATGCAGCGGACCACGCGCAGGCAGTCCCTGACCGAAGAAGGGCAGTTGTTCTATGAACGCTGCAAGGTGCTGCTGGCCGAAGTCGAAGACGCCGAAACCGAAGTCAACAGCCGCAGCGGCGAAGTCGGCGGGCTGCTGCGCGTGAACGCGCCGCTGACTTTCGGCGTGCGCCACCTGGCTGGCCTGTGGGCCGCCTTCAAGGCCCAGCATCCCAAGCTGATGCTGGACATCACCCTGGCCGACCGCATGGTCGACCTGGTCGACGAAGGCTACGATGTGGCCGTGCGCATCTCGCAGCTGGCCGATTCCACGCTGGTCAGCCGCCACCTGGCTTCTACGCGCATGGTGCTGTGCGCCAGCCCCGGCTACCTCCGGGCGCGCGGCGAGCCCGCGCACCCCAAAGAGCTGGCCATGCATGCCGCCATCGCCTACAGCTACTGGGCCGGCCGAGACGAATGGCATTTCCACGGCCGAGAGGGCGAGGTCAGCGTGCGCATCCAGCCCGTCATGCGCGCCAACAACGGCGACACCTGCATGGAAGCCGCGCTGGCGCACCTGGGCATCATCCTGCAGCCGACCTTCCTGGTCGGCGACGCCCTGCGGGCCGGCACCCTGGTGGAGCTGCTGCCGCAGTACCGTTGCGCCGAACTGGGCATCTACGCCGTGTATCCCACGCGGCGCCACGTGCCGCCGCGCGTGCGCGCGCTGGTCGATTTCCTGGCCGGCCACTTCGCGCAGCCGCCGTGGCCCGAGTGA
- a CDS encoding GNAT family N-acetyltransferase — MSPPARLAIETSLSRVDACQWNALAGAQPFVRHEFLAALHDTGCAAPDTGWAPYYLVLRRAGRLAGAVPLYLKGHSRGEYVFDYAWADAFERHGLRYYPKLLAAVPFTPVGGPRLLAASHDDRLELARGLIELAQGLKVSSLHILFPGEDDLAALRQAGYLVREGVQFHWRNAGYAGLDAFLAELNHDKRKKIRQDRKKVQAAGVEFRWLSGAQIDAEALAFFYRCYRHTYFAHGNPPYLSADFFQRLHAGQPDALVLIVAVRNGEPIAAALNMRGGDTLYGRYWGALEFVPGLHFETCYLQSIDYCIRRGLACFEGGAQGEHKMARGLLPTPTWSAHWIADQRFAAAIEDFLERETEAVDDYLGELEAHTPFRRPYKK; from the coding sequence ATGAGCCCCCCTGCCCGCCTTGCAATCGAAACCTCGCTGTCCCGGGTGGACGCATGCCAATGGAACGCGCTGGCGGGCGCGCAGCCGTTTGTGCGCCATGAGTTCCTGGCGGCGCTGCATGACACCGGCTGCGCCGCGCCCGACACCGGCTGGGCCCCGTACTACCTGGTGCTGCGGCGCGCCGGCCGGCTGGCCGGGGCCGTGCCGCTGTACCTGAAAGGACATTCGCGCGGCGAGTATGTGTTCGACTATGCCTGGGCCGATGCCTTCGAACGCCACGGCCTGCGCTATTACCCCAAGCTGCTGGCCGCGGTGCCCTTCACCCCGGTGGGCGGGCCGCGCCTGCTGGCCGCCAGCCACGACGACCGCCTGGAACTGGCGCGCGGCCTGATCGAACTGGCGCAGGGCCTGAAGGTATCGTCGCTGCATATCCTGTTTCCCGGCGAAGACGACCTGGCGGCGCTGCGCCAGGCCGGCTACCTGGTGCGCGAAGGCGTGCAGTTCCACTGGCGCAATGCCGGCTACGCCGGCCTGGATGCCTTCCTGGCGGAACTGAATCACGACAAGCGCAAGAAAATCCGCCAGGACCGCAAGAAGGTGCAGGCCGCCGGCGTCGAATTCCGTTGGCTCAGCGGCGCGCAGATCGATGCCGAAGCACTGGCGTTTTTCTACCGCTGCTACCGGCACACTTACTTCGCCCACGGCAACCCGCCTTATCTCAGCGCCGATTTCTTCCAGCGCCTGCATGCCGGCCAGCCGGACGCGCTGGTGCTGATCGTGGCGGTGCGCAACGGCGAACCCATCGCGGCCGCGCTGAACATGCGGGGCGGCGACACGCTGTACGGCCGGTATTGGGGCGCCCTGGAATTCGTGCCGGGCCTGCACTTCGAGACCTGCTACCTGCAGTCCATCGACTACTGCATCCGGCGCGGACTGGCGTGCTTCGAAGGCGGCGCGCAGGGCGAGCACAAGATGGCGCGCGGCCTGCTGCCGACCCCCACGTGGTCGGCGCACTGGATCGCCGACCAGCGTTTCGCGGCGGCGATCGAAGATTTCCTGGAACGCGAAACCGAGGCCGTGGACGACTACCTGGGCGAACTCGAAGCCCACACGCCGTTCCGGCGCCCCTACAAAAAGTGA